The genomic window TCGTCGCCGTCGGCAGCGATCTCGGCATCGCCTTTCTCGGTCTCGGCATGCAGCCGCTGAGCCGACCGGATGAAATCGAGCCGGTGCCCAAGCGCCGCTACGCCATCATGGGCCCCCACATGCAACGCGTCGGCACCCTCGGGCACCGTATGATGATGCAAACGGCCACGGTGCAGATGAACATCGATTATGCGAGCGAACGCGACGCCATGGCCAAGATGCGCGTCGGCATGGGCATCGCCCCCCTGCTGACGGCGATGTTTGCCAACTCACCGATCAGCGACGGGAAACTGAACGGCTTCATGAGCTTCCGCGGCCACATCTGGACCGATACCGATCCAGCCCGTTGCGGTCTGCTGCCGTTCGTGTTCCGCGATGCGTGCGGCTTCAGCGACTATATCGAGTACGCCCTGGACGTGCCGATGTACTTCATCGTCCGCGGCGACCGCTGGCTCGACATGACGGCCTTCACCTTCCGCCGATTCTGGACCGACGGCTGTCAGGGGGAACGTGCCACACTCGCCGACTGGACCGCCCACCTCACCACGCTCTTCCCCGAGGTCCGCTTGAAGGCGTATCTTGAGATCCGGTCAATCGACAGTCAGCCACCGGAGCTGATGCTCGCCGCACCCGCGATAGTGAAGGGGCTGTTCTACGAGGAAGACTGCTTGTGGGCCGCCTGGGATTTGGTCAAGCGCTGGAGCTGGGACGACCGGATCAATCTGTACCATGCGGTCCATCGCCACGCACTGAAAGCCCGTGTCGGCGGCATCGAAGTCAGCGAATTGGCGCGTGAGTTGATCGACATCGCGGCCACCGGCTTGGATCGGCAGCGTCAGGGCGAGCAAGAAAGCGAGGCCGTGTACCTCGAGCGTTTAGGGGAACTGGTGCGGCGCGGCCGCTGCCCGGCTGACATTCTTCTCGAGAAGTGGGATGGCCCCTGGAACCGCGAGGTGACGCGGCTCGTCGAGGGCACCGCCTACCGCGCCACACAATAGACCGCTGGCAGACATTCGGTCGTATGCCTTCACCTCTGATCACTCTGCTGACGGATTTCGGCAGCGCGGAAGCTTTCGTGGGTATCATGAAGGGAGTGATGCTCAGCATCAATCCGGACGCTCGCCTCGTCGACTTGTCCCACGCGGTCCCGCCGCAGCACATCATGGCCGGAGCGCTCCTGTTGCGCAGCGCCGTGCCGTTCTTCCCGCAGGGCACAGTGCACCTCGTCGTCGTCGATCCCGGAGTGGGTTCGTCCCGGCGGCCGATTCTGATCGAAACCGACACCGGGTTCCTCGTCGGCCCGGACAACGGCCTGCTGTGTCCGGCCGCGGCGCTCATGGGCCGCCGGGTGATCCGCCTGATCGCCAACGAGACGTTCTTTCGGCACCCGGTCTCGCGGACGTTTCACGGGCGAGACGTCTTTGCGCCCGTGGCGGCGCACCTGTCGCGCGGTGTGGCACCGGAAGCATTCGGCTCGGTGATCGATTCGATCACCGAGCTCAAGGTTCCGGAAGCACGTTGCACCGGTTCGACGATCTCGGGCGTAGTGGTGCATGTGGACCACTTCGGAAATCTGGTGACAAACATCACGGCCGAAGCACTCCCGCGCTTCCCAGCGCAGCAGGTTTCGGTTAGCATCACCGGCACGCCCGTTGCCGGGCCGGTCAGCGCCTACACTGCCGTTGCGGAGGGTTCACCGCTCGCCATCGTGGGGAGTTGGGGAACGCTCGAAGTGGCCGTACGGAACGGCAGCGCGGCAGACATGTTTGCTGCGGCACCGGGAACGCCCGTGACCGTAGTCCTGGAGTCACGTGACGCATGAGAGGCTTCGGTCCCGACGACACCATCGAGAACTACCCGCCCGCATCATCGCTACCGGCGTGGAAATCGGCCGAGGCCGTTCGCCGTCCGCGACGCCTGCCGCTCATCCACGTTGTGCTCTTCGTGGCGACCTTCATTACCACGACAATGGCGGGCGCCTTTCAGCTGGGGGCGGACCCGCTGCATGACCTGGGCAGCATGTGGGCCGGCGTGCCGTTCGCGGTCACGCTGCTGTCGATCTTGTTGGTGCACGAACTGGGTCACTACACCTTGGCGAAGGTGCACGGCGTCAGCGCAACCTTGCCCTACTTCATTCCGGCCCCGCCGGTTCTCATCGGCACCTTCGGCGCCTTCATCCGCATGAAATCACCGCCGGCAACGCGCCGGGCGCTGTTCGACGTCGGTGCCGCCGGGCCCTGGGCGGGACTGTTGGTCGCCATTCCTGCGGTGCTCATCGGCCTCCGGCTTTCCGAGGTCCACCCCCTCGGTCTCAGCGAAGGGGGCCTGGTCCTCGGTGACTCGATTCTGTTCTCCCTTCTCACGCGGCTGGCTTTGGGGACGACGGCCAGCGACGCCACCATCGTGCTGCACCCGATCGCGTTGGCGGGATGGTTTGGACTGTTCGTGACGTTCTTGAACCTGCTGCCGGTGGGACAACTCGACGGCGGGCACGTGACCTACGCCATGTTCGGCCGCTGGCATCGTTTGATCTCGCGGCTCTTTCTCGGGGTCATCGCCGTTCTGGGCCTGAGCGGCTGGGACGGATGGTTCGTCTGGATCGTGCTGCTGCTGATCATCGGCATCGACCACCCGCCCAC from Candidatus Binatia bacterium includes these protein-coding regions:
- a CDS encoding glutamate--cysteine ligase gives rise to the protein MSQYIAARGAPVGLEHYDQLVSSFEAACKPRAQWRIGTEYEKVAVWAANGKAVPFTGGIEEILRRLGDRYGWPAVIENGRVVALQGDDASITLEPGGQLELSGAPCDSIHGTAREFSEHVRQIVAVGSDLGIAFLGLGMQPLSRPDEIEPVPKRRYAIMGPHMQRVGTLGHRMMMQTATVQMNIDYASERDAMAKMRVGMGIAPLLTAMFANSPISDGKLNGFMSFRGHIWTDTDPARCGLLPFVFRDACGFSDYIEYALDVPMYFIVRGDRWLDMTAFTFRRFWTDGCQGERATLADWTAHLTTLFPEVRLKAYLEIRSIDSQPPELMLAAPAIVKGLFYEEDCLWAAWDLVKRWSWDDRINLYHAVHRHALKARVGGIEVSELARELIDIAATGLDRQRQGEQESEAVYLERLGELVRRGRCPADILLEKWDGPWNREVTRLVEGTAYRATQ
- a CDS encoding SAM-dependent chlorinase/fluorinase, translating into MPSPLITLLTDFGSAEAFVGIMKGVMLSINPDARLVDLSHAVPPQHIMAGALLLRSAVPFFPQGTVHLVVVDPGVGSSRRPILIETDTGFLVGPDNGLLCPAAALMGRRVIRLIANETFFRHPVSRTFHGRDVFAPVAAHLSRGVAPEAFGSVIDSITELKVPEARCTGSTISGVVVHVDHFGNLVTNITAEALPRFPAQQVSVSITGTPVAGPVSAYTAVAEGSPLAIVGSWGTLEVAVRNGSAADMFAAAPGTPVTVVLESRDA
- a CDS encoding site-2 protease family protein is translated as MRGFGPDDTIENYPPASSLPAWKSAEAVRRPRRLPLIHVVLFVATFITTTMAGAFQLGADPLHDLGSMWAGVPFAVTLLSILLVHELGHYTLAKVHGVSATLPYFIPAPPVLIGTFGAFIRMKSPPATRRALFDVGAAGPWAGLLVAIPAVLIGLRLSEVHPLGLSEGGLVLGDSILFSLLTRLALGTTASDATIVLHPIALAGWFGLFVTFLNLLPVGQLDGGHVTYAMFGRWHRLISRLFLGVIAVLGLSGWDGWFVWIVLLLIIGIDHPPTRDITTPLSGRRRVAAWLTIGAFILTFIPEPIIVTAPSPAFEGERTPVTWQPGTPPRARGGLLLPLHLTPRMRGIPS